The Prosthecobacter dejongeii genome contains a region encoding:
- a CDS encoding sulfatase-like hydrolase/transferase yields the protein MKSKLLLFCACLLHTCLSAAEKPNILFLFADDLTYDAIRAFEKTDIETPNLDRLAQSGKVFTHAYNMGSWSGAVCVASRTMLNTGKHVWRAQKVALPQAQAEGKLWPQLMAARGYETLMTGKWHVAVQAEKCFTRTGTVRSGMPKDTPASYNRPIAGQPDAWNPSDTDLGGYWQGSKHWSEVTADDAIGFFQSGVGKAQPFFMYVAFNAPHDPRQSPAEYVAKYPLDRIQIPASYQPEYPYQKQMGCGPSLRDEKLAPFPRTEFAIKTHRAEYYALITHLDAQIGRVLTALEASGQADNTWIFFTADHGLAVGKHGLLGKQNMYEHSLRVPFLVKGPRVKPGKISAPIYLQDVMATSLDLAGGKPDEVEFQSLLPLIRGQSTQATASPVYGAYLELQRAILADGWKLIAYPEAKKLRLYHVAEDPEELRDLAAQPSQQPRLKNLFQQLLALQQKMDDPLDLKLSFPGM from the coding sequence ATGAAATCGAAGCTCCTGCTCTTTTGCGCCTGTCTCCTGCACACGTGCCTCAGCGCGGCGGAGAAACCCAACATCCTCTTTCTTTTTGCCGACGATCTCACCTACGATGCCATCCGCGCCTTTGAAAAAACGGACATTGAGACGCCGAATTTGGATCGCCTAGCTCAAAGCGGCAAGGTCTTCACCCACGCCTACAACATGGGCTCCTGGAGCGGTGCCGTCTGCGTGGCCAGCCGCACCATGCTCAACACGGGTAAGCATGTGTGGCGCGCGCAAAAGGTGGCTCTGCCCCAGGCACAAGCTGAGGGCAAACTGTGGCCGCAACTCATGGCGGCACGTGGTTACGAGACCCTCATGACCGGCAAATGGCACGTCGCGGTGCAGGCGGAAAAGTGCTTCACCCGCACAGGCACCGTCCGCTCTGGCATGCCCAAAGACACACCTGCCAGTTACAATCGCCCCATCGCAGGCCAGCCCGATGCCTGGAACCCGTCCGACACGGACCTCGGTGGTTATTGGCAGGGCAGTAAACACTGGAGCGAGGTCACCGCGGATGACGCCATCGGTTTTTTCCAAAGCGGAGTCGGCAAGGCCCAGCCTTTCTTCATGTACGTAGCCTTCAATGCACCGCACGATCCCCGTCAGTCCCCGGCCGAGTATGTGGCCAAATATCCGCTGGATCGCATCCAGATTCCTGCCAGCTACCAGCCCGAGTATCCTTACCAAAAGCAGATGGGCTGCGGCCCCAGCCTACGGGATGAAAAACTGGCCCCCTTCCCGCGCACGGAGTTCGCCATTAAGACCCACCGTGCCGAATACTACGCCCTCATCACCCATCTTGATGCCCAGATTGGTCGGGTGCTCACCGCCCTGGAGGCCAGCGGCCAGGCCGACAACACCTGGATCTTCTTCACGGCCGACCATGGACTCGCCGTGGGTAAGCATGGTTTGTTAGGCAAACAAAACATGTATGAGCACAGCCTGCGTGTCCCCTTCCTGGTGAAAGGGCCCAGAGTGAAACCCGGCAAGATCAGCGCCCCCATCTATCTTCAGGACGTCATGGCGACCAGCCTGGACCTCGCCGGCGGCAAGCCTGACGAGGTCGAGTTTCAGAGCCTACTGCCGCTGATCCGCGGCCAGTCCACCCAGGCCACCGCCAGCCCAGTATATGGAGCCTACCTGGAACTCCAGCGTGCTATCCTGGCCGATGGTTGGAAACTCATCGCCTATCCTGAAGCCAAAAAACTCCGCCTCTACCATGTGGCCGAAGACCCCGAAGAACTCCGCGACCTCGCCGCCCAACCCTCTCAGCAGCCCCGTCTTAAAAATTTGTTCCAGCAGCTCCTCGCCCTTCAGCAAAAGATGGATGACCCCCTGGATCTGAAGCTCTCGTTTCCGGGGATGTGA
- a CDS encoding M28 family peptidase, giving the protein MLWPIMLIRNASRYKGYPASEEIRALLETLQPWEFRQWVEKISVSRHFQVNPDSNEQTAYWLAQTLKSWGYDVKFQGRYRNVVATSPGVGKQAVLVGAHYDSVPMTPGADDNGSAVAAMLGCAKACAQFLPRIPVVFVAFNCEEDGLLGSSDWVHSFLPACGYEIISSHILEMVGYASSEPGSQKIPPGLPIKLPDRGDFIGLLTNRSGAALMADSLNGLRTYCPQLPAYGLEVLIGLERFFPVLHRSDHSPFWKSRIPCVMWTDTSEFRNPHYHGESDLPHTLNYEFLTNVCRALTAVVLRSATTM; this is encoded by the coding sequence ATGCTTTGGCCCATCATGCTTATTCGCAATGCTAGCCGCTATAAGGGGTATCCGGCTTCGGAAGAGATCAGGGCTTTGCTTGAGACACTTCAGCCGTGGGAGTTTCGGCAATGGGTGGAGAAGATTTCAGTGTCTCGGCATTTCCAGGTCAATCCTGACAGTAACGAGCAAACGGCTTACTGGTTGGCGCAGACATTAAAGTCCTGGGGATATGATGTGAAGTTTCAGGGCCGCTACCGCAATGTGGTGGCTACGTCTCCAGGCGTCGGCAAGCAAGCCGTTTTGGTGGGCGCTCACTATGACAGTGTGCCCATGACGCCAGGAGCCGATGACAATGGCAGTGCTGTGGCGGCCATGCTCGGCTGTGCCAAGGCCTGTGCTCAATTTCTGCCGAGAATCCCGGTGGTGTTTGTTGCCTTCAACTGCGAGGAGGATGGCCTGCTGGGGAGTTCAGACTGGGTCCATTCTTTTCTCCCAGCTTGTGGTTATGAAATCATCTCCAGCCATATTTTGGAAATGGTCGGTTATGCGAGCAGCGAGCCGGGGTCTCAAAAAATACCGCCAGGATTGCCAATCAAATTGCCGGACCGTGGCGACTTCATCGGATTGCTGACAAATCGTTCAGGGGCTGCGTTGATGGCAGATTCTCTCAATGGCCTTCGCACCTACTGTCCGCAATTGCCCGCCTACGGATTGGAGGTGCTAATCGGGCTTGAGCGGTTCTTTCCCGTGCTGCATCGAAGCGACCATTCACCCTTCTGGAAGTCACGTATCCCCTGTGTCATGTGGACGGATACTTCTGAATTTCGCAATCCCCATTATCATGGCGAGAGTGACTTGCCCCACACCCTCAACTATGAGTTTCTCACGAATGTCTGCCGCGCCTTAACCGCCGTGGTTCTGCGCTCCGCCACGACGATGTGA
- a CDS encoding M29 family metallopeptidase, which translates to MPTVQTTANGRKFPKFDLYRLLHTVFQPTFGCKICILIDLPDLAEAKDMAFLNNPARAVQRNAHKHFYLGLQNGVMEELAMKGGEIYAYTQTTGSNLDLPDECVDMAGNPLSLEKDIYTNYDIILCISTFSATAPLTAFAKQYGFRGATLHGLNDIILNTGLAVDYDEVSRDAEKLRLAMTQADSVEIDFALETGEVLTAKLELSGQEAQKSHGLCRGTAPDVANLPAGEVYFVPTGAEGFFPMKYEDGTLGKLTVTGGCIIKSELIAGDQATIDAHNAKLLDDPMTGVLGELGFGTQVLPVSGADIQDEKVLGTCHLATGRDDHLGGHITPAQFKRHQNATHDDILFAPHKTPNFDIKQVRMNRGGQQEILIEHFQPAKYLLDALAAE; encoded by the coding sequence ATGCCCACCGTTCAAACGACGGCCAACGGCCGCAAATTCCCGAAGTTCGATCTCTATCGTCTTCTTCATACCGTTTTTCAGCCCACTTTTGGCTGTAAAATTTGTATCCTCATTGATCTCCCTGACCTGGCCGAGGCCAAGGACATGGCCTTTTTGAACAATCCCGCCCGCGCCGTCCAGCGCAATGCCCATAAGCACTTTTACCTGGGGCTGCAAAACGGCGTCATGGAAGAACTGGCGATGAAGGGTGGCGAAATCTACGCCTACACCCAGACGACGGGAAGCAATCTGGATCTGCCTGATGAATGCGTGGACATGGCGGGCAATCCGCTGAGCCTGGAGAAGGACATCTACACGAACTATGACATCATTCTCTGCATCTCCACTTTCTCCGCCACGGCGCCTTTGACCGCCTTTGCGAAGCAGTATGGTTTCCGTGGTGCCACCCTGCACGGTCTCAATGACATCATTTTGAATACCGGTCTGGCCGTGGATTACGATGAAGTCAGCCGAGATGCGGAAAAACTGCGTCTCGCCATGACTCAGGCTGACTCGGTGGAAATTGATTTCGCCCTCGAAACCGGCGAGGTGCTCACCGCCAAGCTGGAGCTCAGTGGTCAGGAAGCCCAGAAGAGCCACGGCCTCTGCCGTGGCACTGCGCCAGATGTCGCCAACTTGCCTGCTGGCGAAGTCTATTTCGTTCCGACCGGTGCGGAAGGTTTTTTCCCCATGAAGTATGAAGACGGGACCCTGGGCAAGCTCACCGTCACCGGCGGCTGCATCATCAAGAGCGAGCTCATCGCCGGCGATCAGGCCACCATTGACGCTCACAATGCCAAGCTGCTGGACGATCCAATGACGGGCGTTCTCGGTGAACTCGGTTTCGGCACGCAGGTGCTGCCGGTCTCTGGCGCGGACATCCAGGACGAAAAAGTTCTAGGCACCTGCCATTTGGCCACAGGTCGTGACGACCATCTCGGCGGTCACATCACCCCCGCCCAGTTCAAGCGCCACCAGAACGCCACGCATGATGACATTTTGTTTGCGCCTCACAAGACGCCGAACTTTGACATCAAACAGGTGCGCATGAATCGCGGTGGCCAGCAGGAAATCCTCATCGAGCACTTCCAGCCCGCTAAGTACCTGCTGGATGCGCTCGCCGCTGAGTAA
- a CDS encoding SDR family oxidoreductase yields MNSQKLVFITGCSRGLGRAMIQEFSARGWTVVGCARDAEKVAQLQQQFPAPHHFMACDVADDAEVRAFCQSVLDQQGVPDLVLNNAAIVNANAPLWEISSEEFSRVVDINVKGTASVMRYLLPAMLKRGSGVVVNFSSGWGRSTSPEVAPYCATKYAIEGLSQAVAQETGGKVAVIPLNPGIIDTHMLRSCFGESADGYPTPEEWARTAVPFLIQLGSEDNGRPLTAPGG; encoded by the coding sequence ATGAATTCTCAAAAACTTGTTTTCATCACAGGCTGCAGCCGTGGGCTAGGCCGCGCCATGATCCAGGAATTCAGCGCACGCGGCTGGACCGTCGTGGGCTGTGCCCGCGATGCCGAAAAGGTGGCGCAACTGCAACAACAGTTCCCTGCCCCACACCACTTCATGGCCTGTGACGTGGCGGATGACGCCGAAGTCCGGGCCTTTTGCCAAAGCGTCTTGGACCAACAAGGCGTGCCGGATCTGGTGCTGAACAACGCCGCCATCGTCAATGCCAATGCACCGCTGTGGGAGATTTCGTCCGAGGAATTTAGCCGGGTGGTGGACATCAATGTCAAAGGCACTGCCAGCGTGATGCGCTATCTTTTGCCCGCCATGCTGAAACGAGGCAGCGGGGTGGTCGTCAATTTTTCTTCCGGTTGGGGCCGCAGCACTTCCCCCGAAGTCGCTCCGTACTGTGCGACGAAGTACGCCATCGAAGGTCTGTCCCAGGCGGTGGCTCAAGAAACAGGCGGAAAGGTGGCTGTGATTCCACTGAACCCGGGGATCATTGATACCCACATGCTGCGCAGTTGTTTTGGCGAATCCGCCGACGGCTACCCCACCCCCGAAGAATGGGCACGCACAGCAGTGCCCTTCCTCATCCAACTCGGGTCCGAGGATAATGGCAGACCCCTCACCGCTCCAGGTGGGTGA
- a CDS encoding choice-of-anchor D domain-containing protein: MMSLPPSRRFVLLGFLAFLTTVPLAEAQVLDATFDPNANDTVHVAVPLADGKILIGGDFTQVGGIARNRLARLNPDGSVDLTFDPDVTGFSDPPIFPTDFSGVKCLMVQADGKIILGGDFTHIGGTPRNRVARLNADGTLDTSFATGVSSDMGNGMIDRSTVDALAQQEDGKVIIGGDFLNVERQTTHGRLARLKTNGTLDTSFNAASTNIKSVQDLECLPNGQVVVSGQFSNEYKVMKLNADGTRDPTFAIANVTGRVLCLHTLPEGKTLLGSGFTHINGIARSSLARLNADGSLDTQFTTTGSVGSCLALQAGGSIVSSFSQLAADGSFTSLLPTQAGGICYGISLQKNGHILLCGDFTTVGGIPRSGIARIIPAEPPAESLTANSSTGVIQWLRSGSAPEVEKVTFDVWDNATLTWQPCGKASAISGGWQLTGLTLPGSSWIRAQGRVQGGTQSGSSWHAEQIHSYGTAVAELEVEAAGQGSLTDHQDTLSFGTQNWLVPGAAKELTLRNTGTADLTNIAITVIGEQGSDFGISGPAVTTLAAGASTTFTVTFTPQGASSREGTLLISSNDADERPFRVALTGTGVHEDPTLNLAIEGSYVYAATQHPDGRILLVGYLDSINHSTAATDLAWVNETGLASLPFSDSFRINQTAMMPDGKLLTTQSTFGYSKTVKRWTTSGSNDGTFVGRSEFNDGHSMIIYPTGEIIASIRLRNSSTNESFGNVYRFSADGSQVTTQNMGVGSYVNALALQEDGCYLVGGYFITPDGKKGLVRFLPDHNRDTSFMSAGSSSWFSDLTVNTLAIQPDGKILIGGDMEPVGGITREGIARVHADGSLDLAFAPKVNGLIESMILQADGKILIAGQFTEVNGIRRRHIARLFSDGSLDPQFDPDSDNWVHGLSLQKDGSILAGGIFSQIGNVSRQFLARLPNNIPVSESLTVSGNHEIQWLRGGSAAEISHVSFESWNGNSWSPLGRASRMPGGWQMTGLNLPANSWVRARGRAYGGLKNGSSYLVEKIVRYGSAQASLVVERPSGTALGNRAQKADFGGVLVNASSSVITYRLRNTGPQTLTGLILTKDGPQASNFTASTLPSTLAPGASATLTVTFNPKALGERFAALHIESNDLNNSPFDIFLTGIGLNNAPTITGLTDITINEDDLGLNIPFTIGDVETPLADLTVSVTSSNTNLTFGTLSVGSGTGRERTFSIYPRANRFGTSTITVRVGDGTTTTAVPITLTVRSVNDLPTVTGLTTQTILEDSATTALPFTIADVETPAEELTLTATSSNTSLVPEANIVLGGSGEDRTITLTPLPNKNGSSVITIRVNDGTASRNFTFTLTVTAVNDAPTISSIPNQTTDEDTATAAIPFTIADLETALSALVVTVRSSNSTLTPSAAFTLGGAEANRTLVITPAANRNGNATITVSVSDGALTVERTFSLTVNAINDAPTITGLIDRHVFENTATGTVNFNVQDAESVPSALTVTAASSNTALVPNENILLGGTNNIRTLNITPAPGQSGTTLITLTASDGSAQRSASFTLTVANLPIITQHPTTTQVSEGAELRLRVIATGTGTLRYQWRKNEQPIPLATASEWVVAATEIRHEGTYDVIVTNPAGSVPSQPAAVTVHRTPFIQQQPLPQIIHQGSALELSVSALGRAPLFYQWKKGKTNLPNSRADHYQVTEAATATHAGSYSVVISGSSTSKESAPAHVAVVAPALPSLSLKKGGAVKLASKVTAPKVAGVTLSYLWRKNGTPLTNGLQENGALISGAATATLSITQTSLEDSGDYDCRVTLNTPDHSPFLFQSPTRVSIVDEVPVIEEVTLPTTLLVSEPVEAEVRATQAPKTYSAVGLPKGLSLNTSTGRITGRPLQTSRYDAATETYQPFKITFFARNDVGLSTAKEMYLTIEKTPFEGSYIGLVERESHSNGDLGGRLDFTVAPTGVASGSLQVANQRYAFKMALDTQVADPGSFQATVSIPRKKPFLTALRLTLSANASVITGSLQEISSSEETPTDPAALLIHRVTPAAEIAGAISGDYTVGFPSATPLAEGFARVKVSKTGTSQWTGRAGDGSTFTCASKLTTSAQTVLFHALLDKDQGSLQGAVSIHPTTQDLAPLNEATIPLDCLLLPRLAGTRDTTFPGGVPLRALTLVGNKYSKVENFDPLLESPGLDQPSAALSFMGDLDLNLAAFSQSFAVKAPAKIVMPKAGPLNPYGVTLTLASTTGLYSGKYKDLTSGRSGSFSGVLVRHLGTSEKRGFGQFMIPLGTVKDPVHVGTVQLQDLLP; encoded by the coding sequence ATGATGTCTTTGCCCCCCAGTCGCCGCTTTGTACTGCTCGGCTTCCTAGCCTTTTTAACCACGGTGCCCTTAGCCGAGGCCCAGGTGCTGGATGCGACCTTTGATCCCAATGCGAATGACACGGTGCATGTAGCAGTGCCCTTGGCGGACGGGAAAATCCTCATCGGCGGTGATTTCACTCAGGTGGGAGGGATCGCTAGAAACCGCCTCGCACGCCTGAACCCCGATGGCTCTGTGGACCTGACCTTTGACCCTGATGTCACAGGTTTTTCGGATCCTCCCATTTTTCCCACCGATTTCAGTGGGGTGAAATGCCTGATGGTGCAGGCCGATGGCAAAATCATTCTTGGGGGCGATTTCACCCACATCGGCGGCACACCCCGCAATCGAGTCGCACGGCTAAACGCCGATGGAACCCTGGACACCAGCTTTGCCACGGGTGTCAGCAGTGACATGGGCAACGGCATGATTGATCGTTCCACAGTGGATGCCCTAGCCCAACAGGAAGATGGCAAGGTGATTATAGGCGGGGATTTTCTCAATGTGGAACGTCAGACCACGCATGGGCGGCTGGCACGGCTGAAGACGAATGGCACGCTGGACACTTCTTTCAATGCAGCCAGCACGAACATCAAGAGCGTGCAAGATCTGGAATGCCTGCCTAACGGGCAAGTGGTGGTTTCCGGTCAATTTTCCAACGAATACAAGGTCATGAAACTGAACGCGGATGGCACGCGCGATCCTACCTTTGCCATCGCCAATGTGACCGGAAGAGTGCTGTGTCTCCACACACTGCCAGAGGGGAAAACCCTGCTAGGCAGCGGTTTTACTCATATCAATGGCATCGCGCGCAGCTCCCTGGCCCGCCTGAATGCGGATGGCAGCCTGGACACCCAATTTACAACTACAGGCTCCGTAGGATCTTGCCTGGCGCTGCAAGCGGGAGGCAGCATTGTCAGCTCTTTCAGCCAGCTGGCTGCGGATGGTAGCTTCACCAGCCTGTTGCCCACCCAGGCAGGCGGAATTTGCTATGGAATCAGTCTTCAAAAAAACGGCCACATCCTTCTCTGTGGTGACTTTACCACCGTGGGAGGCATTCCCCGCAGCGGCATCGCCCGCATCATCCCTGCAGAGCCACCGGCTGAAAGCCTGACGGCCAACTCCAGCACGGGCGTGATCCAGTGGCTGCGGAGCGGCAGTGCCCCGGAAGTGGAAAAAGTGACCTTCGATGTCTGGGACAATGCCACCCTCACCTGGCAGCCCTGCGGGAAAGCCAGCGCGATTTCGGGCGGCTGGCAGCTCACCGGGCTGACGCTTCCCGGCAGTTCCTGGATCCGGGCCCAGGGCCGTGTACAGGGCGGCACCCAAAGTGGCAGCTCCTGGCATGCAGAGCAAATCCACAGCTACGGCACGGCGGTGGCCGAACTGGAAGTGGAGGCGGCGGGCCAGGGTAGCCTCACAGATCACCAGGACACCCTCAGCTTTGGCACGCAGAACTGGCTGGTCCCAGGTGCTGCTAAAGAACTGACCCTGCGCAATACCGGCACGGCTGATCTAACCAACATTGCCATCACGGTTATTGGCGAGCAAGGGAGCGACTTTGGCATCAGCGGCCCGGCCGTCACCACCCTCGCCGCTGGGGCCAGCACCACCTTCACCGTCACCTTCACCCCGCAGGGGGCCTCCAGCCGAGAAGGCACCCTTCTCATTTCCAGCAACGATGCGGATGAACGTCCCTTTCGCGTGGCACTCACCGGGACGGGTGTGCATGAAGATCCCACACTGAATTTGGCCATCGAAGGATCTTATGTATATGCGGCGACACAGCACCCCGATGGCCGCATCCTGCTGGTAGGTTACTTGGATTCCATCAATCACAGCACCGCCGCGACAGACTTGGCATGGGTGAATGAGACAGGACTGGCCAGCCTCCCTTTCAGTGACTCTTTCCGTATCAACCAAACGGCGATGATGCCTGATGGCAAGCTGCTGACCACACAGTCCACCTTTGGGTACTCTAAGACGGTCAAACGCTGGACTACCAGCGGTTCTAACGATGGAACCTTCGTGGGCCGGAGCGAATTCAATGATGGCCATAGCATGATCATCTACCCCACAGGTGAAATCATTGCCTCCATCAGGCTGCGAAACTCATCCACCAATGAATCCTTTGGGAATGTGTACCGTTTTTCCGCCGATGGCAGTCAGGTGACCACCCAGAACATGGGAGTGGGCAGCTATGTGAATGCCCTAGCCCTGCAAGAAGATGGGTGTTACCTCGTGGGGGGCTACTTCATCACGCCTGATGGTAAAAAAGGTCTGGTCCGTTTCCTACCCGATCACAATCGGGACACTAGCTTCATGAGCGCAGGCAGCAGTTCTTGGTTTTCAGATCTCACGGTGAATACTCTGGCCATTCAGCCAGATGGCAAGATCCTCATCGGAGGTGACATGGAACCCGTCGGCGGCATCACACGTGAGGGAATCGCCCGTGTGCATGCCGATGGCAGCCTGGATCTGGCCTTTGCGCCGAAGGTCAATGGCCTCATCGAAAGCATGATCCTCCAAGCCGATGGGAAAATCCTCATCGCTGGACAGTTTACGGAAGTGAACGGCATCCGCCGCCGCCACATCGCTCGTCTTTTCTCGGATGGCAGTCTGGACCCGCAATTCGACCCCGATAGCGATAACTGGGTGCATGGGCTGAGCCTGCAAAAAGATGGCAGCATTTTGGCAGGCGGCATTTTCAGCCAGATCGGGAATGTCTCGCGCCAATTCCTGGCCCGACTGCCTAACAATATCCCTGTCAGTGAATCACTCACCGTCTCAGGTAACCATGAGATCCAGTGGCTGCGCGGTGGCAGCGCCGCTGAGATCAGTCATGTGAGTTTCGAGAGCTGGAATGGCAACTCCTGGTCTCCCCTGGGGAGGGCCTCACGCATGCCTGGAGGCTGGCAAATGACGGGGCTCAACCTCCCGGCAAACTCCTGGGTGCGCGCCCGGGGCCGGGCCTATGGAGGCCTGAAAAACGGCAGCTCTTACCTCGTGGAAAAGATCGTCCGTTACGGCAGCGCCCAGGCGAGTCTCGTGGTCGAGCGGCCCTCTGGAACTGCCTTGGGAAACCGCGCGCAGAAAGCCGACTTCGGGGGGGTTTTGGTGAATGCCTCCAGCAGCGTCATCACTTACAGGCTGCGAAACACTGGACCGCAGACGCTGACAGGACTCATCCTGACTAAAGACGGCCCGCAAGCGAGCAACTTCACCGCTTCCACCCTACCTTCCACCTTGGCTCCAGGGGCCAGTGCCACGCTGACGGTGACCTTTAACCCCAAGGCATTGGGGGAACGTTTTGCCGCCCTGCACATCGAATCCAACGACCTGAATAACAGTCCGTTTGATATTTTCCTCACGGGCATCGGACTGAACAACGCTCCCACGATCACAGGTCTGACGGATATCACGATCAATGAAGATGATTTAGGACTCAATATCCCCTTCACCATTGGGGATGTAGAGACTCCGCTGGCAGACCTCACCGTCTCCGTCACTTCTAGCAATACAAATCTCACCTTTGGAACGCTCTCCGTCGGGAGCGGCACGGGAAGGGAACGCACCTTCAGTATTTACCCAAGGGCGAACCGATTCGGCACCAGCACGATCACCGTGCGTGTGGGGGATGGCACCACCACCACTGCCGTGCCGATCACTCTCACCGTACGCTCCGTCAATGACCTTCCAACCGTGACGGGTCTCACCACCCAGACGATCCTTGAAGACAGTGCCACAACAGCGCTCCCCTTCACCATCGCGGATGTAGAAACACCTGCAGAGGAATTGACCCTCACGGCCACTTCCAGCAATACCAGTCTTGTCCCTGAGGCCAACATCGTCTTGGGCGGCAGTGGGGAGGACCGCACCATCACCTTGACACCCCTGCCGAATAAAAATGGCAGCTCTGTGATCACCATCCGTGTCAATGATGGCACTGCCAGTCGCAACTTTACTTTTACCCTGACGGTGACTGCCGTTAATGATGCGCCCACGATCAGTAGCATCCCCAATCAGACCACGGACGAAGACACGGCCACTGCCGCCATCCCCTTCACCATCGCTGACCTGGAAACGGCCCTCAGTGCCCTAGTGGTGACCGTTCGCTCCAGCAATAGCACACTCACGCCTAGTGCAGCTTTCACTCTCGGGGGGGCGGAGGCGAACCGCACCCTCGTCATCACTCCTGCTGCCAACCGCAATGGTAATGCCACCATTACCGTTTCAGTCTCTGACGGGGCCCTGACCGTGGAGCGCACCTTTTCCCTCACCGTGAATGCTATCAATGATGCCCCGACTATCACTGGCCTCATAGATCGGCATGTATTCGAAAACACTGCCACGGGAACGGTGAATTTTAACGTCCAGGATGCGGAATCGGTCCCCTCAGCTCTGACGGTCACGGCGGCCTCCAGCAACACAGCTCTGGTGCCGAACGAAAACATCTTGTTAGGCGGCACGAACAATATCCGCACATTGAACATTACTCCAGCACCGGGTCAGAGTGGCACCACCCTCATCACCCTGACAGCCAGCGATGGCAGCGCCCAAAGAAGTGCCAGCTTCACGCTGACGGTGGCGAATCTGCCCATCATCACGCAGCACCCCACCACGACTCAGGTGAGTGAGGGGGCTGAACTGAGACTGCGGGTGATCGCCACAGGAACAGGTACCCTAAGGTATCAGTGGCGTAAAAATGAACAACCTATCCCGCTGGCGACGGCCTCCGAATGGGTCGTTGCAGCGACCGAGATTCGGCATGAAGGCACCTACGATGTCATCGTTACGAATCCGGCAGGCTCCGTGCCCAGTCAGCCTGCGGCGGTGACGGTGCACCGCACTCCCTTCATCCAGCAGCAGCCGCTGCCCCAGATCATCCACCAAGGAAGTGCGCTGGAGCTGAGCGTCTCCGCACTGGGCCGCGCACCGCTGTTTTACCAATGGAAAAAGGGCAAAACAAATCTGCCCAATTCGAGGGCAGACCACTACCAAGTCACTGAGGCAGCCACAGCCACACATGCGGGCAGCTACTCCGTCGTGATCAGCGGCAGCAGCACCTCCAAAGAATCGGCCCCAGCCCATGTGGCTGTGGTGGCCCCGGCATTGCCCAGCCTCAGTTTGAAAAAAGGTGGCGCTGTAAAACTGGCGAGCAAGGTGACCGCCCCGAAAGTGGCTGGGGTCACCCTCAGCTACCTCTGGCGCAAAAATGGCACGCCTCTCACCAATGGGCTTCAAGAAAATGGCGCACTTATCAGCGGTGCTGCAACGGCCACTCTTTCGATCACCCAGACGAGCCTGGAGGACAGCGGTGACTATGACTGCCGGGTGACCCTGAATACCCCCGACCACTCGCCATTTCTGTTTCAATCCCCAACGCGGGTGAGCATCGTGGATGAGGTGCCAGTGATCGAAGAAGTCACCCTGCCGACCACCCTTCTCGTCAGTGAACCCGTAGAGGCGGAAGTGCGTGCCACCCAAGCCCCGAAAACTTACTCTGCCGTGGGCCTGCCAAAAGGCCTCAGCCTGAATACAAGCACAGGCCGCATCACAGGCCGCCCTCTTCAGACAAGTCGTTACGATGCTGCCACGGAGACTTACCAGCCGTTCAAGATCACCTTTTTTGCCCGCAATGATGTGGGCCTTAGCACAGCAAAGGAAATGTACCTGACGATTGAGAAAACCCCATTTGAGGGTAGCTACATCGGCCTGGTAGAACGCGAGAGCCACAGCAATGGCGACTTGGGTGGGCGACTAGACTTCACCGTGGCCCCCACCGGCGTCGCCAGCGGCAGTCTCCAAGTGGCTAACCAACGATACGCCTTTAAGATGGCCTTGGACACGCAGGTGGCAGATCCCGGCAGCTTCCAGGCAACGGTGAGCATCCCCCGCAAGAAACCTTTTCTCACCGCTCTCCGCCTAACTTTAAGTGCGAACGCATCGGTGATTACAGGTTCGCTACAAGAAATTTCTTCCAGTGAGGAAACGCCGACGGATCCTGCTGCTTTGCTCATCCACCGGGTGACGCCAGCGGCGGAAATCGCGGGGGCTATTTCGGGCGACTACACGGTGGGCTTTCCCAGCGCCACTCCATTAGCAGAGGGCTTTGCCCGAGTGAAGGTGAGTAAAACTGGAACGTCTCAGTGGACAGGTCGTGCAGGTGATGGTTCTACCTTCACCTGCGCATCCAAGCTGACGACTTCCGCGCAGACCGTGCTGTTCCATGCACTGCTGGACAAGGACCAAGGCAGCCTGCAGGGAGCGGTGAGTATTCACCCCACGACGCAGGATCTTGCGCCCCTCAATGAGGCCACGATCCCGCTGGATTGTCTGCTGTTGCCGCGCCTCGCCGGCACCCGTGATACCACCTTCCCGGGTGGCGTTCCTTTGCGAGCACTGACCCTGGTAGGGAACAAGTACTCAAAGGTCGAAAACTTCGATCCTCTTTTAGAATCTCCCGGCCTGGATCAGCCTTCGGCCGCACTTTCCTTTATGGGTGATCTCGATCTCAACCTCGCCGCATTTTCCCAAAGCTTCGCCGTGAAAGCACCTGCGAAAATCGTTATGCCAAAAGCTGGCCCTCTGAATCCCTACGGCGTCACCCTCACTCTAGCCTCCACCACAGGCCTTTATTCAGGCAAGTACAAGGACCTCACGAGTGGACGCAGTGGCAGCTTCAGCGGGGTTTTGGTGCGGCATTTGGGAACCTCGGAAAAGCGCGGTTTTGGCCAGTTCATGATCCCCCTCGGCACGGTGAAAGATCCGGTGCATGTCGGCACCGTGCAACTTCAGGATTTGCTGCCTTGA